A portion of the Helicoverpa zea isolate HzStark_Cry1AcR chromosome 25, ilHelZeax1.1, whole genome shotgun sequence genome contains these proteins:
- the LOC124642781 gene encoding uncharacterized protein LOC124642781: MGKRTRSNTDDYEEIARKVKKLNRKLMRARHQQKDRRRNLSASSSGSDASSSSSSSSASSASPRSRSRARLSPPPIQEPLCIEDVPRYGIEEGVPMASTSAAAATVDVETQPTVTAAVDTLPTTSKGGSLPSEPSIEQELDEDLLKILGVDPSQQRLYGKDIQPDLAIRLQHVATSGLSKETRKELTDRYLLPGNCTLVDAPALNPEIKAAIPEAVFKRDKAIELKQKQLSSVASCLGEAISTLMSQPIRDTALIQTLMDGSKLLCDAQHADSLTRRNFILNNLKKELKDQLAATKIDKLLFSEELSNTLKTAKAISQSSADMKPQTTKNPVKRSQKPVKNYLNWRAPPPNQARPRGSQRTKEPVKNRQENSSKRSSNPASTRSRRR, from the exons ATGGGAAAGCGCACGCGCTCGAACACCGATGATTACGAAGAAATTGCAAGAAAGGTCAAAAAACTGAACCGTAAATTGATGCGCGCCCGTCATCAGCAGAAGGATCGACGAAGAAACCTTTCAGCATCGTCATCAGGATCGGACGcatcatcttcctcttcgagttcaaGTGCCAGTTCCGCTTCACCTCGATCAAGGTCACGCGCACGCCTGTCTCCACCACCGATACAGGAGCCGTTATGCATTGAAG ACGTGCCAAGATATGGAATTGAAGAGGGCGTGCCTATGGCGTCAACCAGCGCCGCTGCCGCCACCGTGGACGTCGAAACTCAACCAACAGTGACTGCCGCTGTGGATACACTGCCCACGACGAGTAAGGGAGGTAGTTTGCCTTCCGAACCTAGCATTGAACAGGAATTGGACGAGGATCTCCTTAAAATATTAGGGGTTGACCCGTCTCAACAGAGATTATACGGTAAAGATATACAACCAGACCTTGCGATTCGGTTACAACACGTAGCTACATCGGGGCTCAGTAAAGAAACCCGCAAGGAACTTACCGACAGATATTTGCTTCCTGGTAATTGCACCCTCGTGGACGCTCCTGCGCTTAACCCAGAGATTAAGGCTGCCATACCCGAGGCGGTCTTCAAAAGAGATAAAGCGATTGAACTTAAACAAAAACAGTTGTCTTCAGTGGCATCCTGTCTAGGCGAAGCAATATCAACGCTCATGTCGCAACCAATAAGAGACACGGCTCTCATTCAAACCCTAATGGATGGGTCTAAATTATTGTGCGATGCTCAACATGCAGATTCCTTAACGCGTAGAAACTTTATTCTAAATAATCTGAAAAAGGAACTCAAAGATCAACTTGCAGCTACCAAGATCGACAAACTGCTGTTTAGCGAGGAGTTGTCTAATACTTTAAAAACAGCTAAGGCGATTTCTCAATCTAGTGCTGACATGAAGCCACAGACAACCAAGAACCCTGTCAAAAGGTCTCAGAAACCAGTGAAGAATTATTTAAACTGGCGAGCTCCTCCTCCAAATCAAGCCAGGCCGAGGGGGAGCCAGAGGACAAAGGAGCCTGTCAAGAATCGCCAAGAAAACTCCTCAAAGCGGTCGTCGAATCCAGCGTCAACTCGCAGTCGCCGCCGCTAG